From Calothrix sp. PCC 6303, a single genomic window includes:
- a CDS encoding ABC transporter transmembrane domain-containing protein, producing the protein MISQEQLSQQIAAIFGESLSNRELKECLTVLEIVQPPPAKQFWQTTDANGGVYIVLSGKVRLLESTGNLITTLTTGASFGEQTLFPELGFTFYSVRASTNLKLGYIEADVLRGLMRNNSKIRDRLLKNAQQLGGLINPSAFPESGFEKDFLPIANHKNIIPFPSSATPNSKKRQAYFPSPTLTIGHWWGRLVKRYPLIEQQSASDCGAACLVMIGRYWGKRLSVNRLRELTNVSRSGASLGAVTFAAETIGFTTRPVKASLDKLAQQPLPAIAHWEGKHYIVVYEVSKKRVIVGDPAIGQRNLSISEFKAGWNGYALLLQPTSQLQEAEETSTPFWQFFELIKPHFGVLIEVFAASVLIQIFGLVTPLFTQLLLDRVIVQGSTLTLNAVGFGLLIFGLFRVVINGLRQYLLDHTANRVGVALMVGFIKHTLRLPLSFFESRYVGDIISRVQENQKIQRFLTGEALSIGLDLLTVFIYVGLMFWYSWQMALLSLAIVPPYFLLAVVATPFLRRISKEVFSAVASENSYLIQSLTGVSSIRSMAIEQTVRWHWEELLNNLVKKMFKAEVISNQLQIFSAVIETLVTTGLLWYGASLVIQNQLTIGQLVAFNMLLSNIIMPFQRLIVLWNQLQEVIVSVERINDVLEAEPEEDLQNQPRQHLGTLKGNIRFDNVTFRYHPESDINVLENLSFEIQPEQTVAIVGRSGSGKTTLSKLILGLYLPTDGKILIDGQDITSLSLRSLRSQIGVVDQDSFLFGGTIRENISIAHPEASQAEIIEAADSAGADEFIKRLPMGYETQIGEGGGLLSGGQRQRLAIARALLGNPRLLLLDEATSHLDSESERIIQKNLKTILKGRTSVIIAHRLSTVRNADVILVLDQGILVESGNHEQLITKKGHYFYLNQQQLTVDS; encoded by the coding sequence ACTCTTTTTCCCGAACTGGGGTTTACTTTTTACTCGGTTCGTGCATCGACAAATTTAAAACTTGGCTATATTGAGGCAGATGTATTACGGGGTTTGATGAGGAATAATTCAAAAATCCGCGATCGCCTGTTGAAAAATGCCCAGCAACTAGGAGGGTTGATTAATCCCTCAGCATTTCCAGAATCTGGTTTTGAGAAGGATTTCCTGCCTATTGCGAATCACAAAAACATCATTCCCTTTCCTTCTTCAGCAACACCAAACTCTAAGAAAAGACAAGCTTATTTTCCTAGTCCAACCCTAACAATAGGGCATTGGTGGGGACGCTTGGTGAAGCGCTATCCCTTGATTGAACAGCAAAGTGCTTCCGATTGTGGAGCAGCTTGTTTGGTGATGATTGGTCGTTATTGGGGTAAACGCTTGAGTGTGAATCGACTGCGGGAGTTAACTAATGTTAGTCGTAGTGGTGCTTCCCTCGGTGCTGTTACTTTCGCTGCCGAAACCATTGGTTTTACAACTCGTCCAGTTAAAGCCAGTCTGGATAAATTGGCACAACAACCGTTACCTGCGATCGCGCATTGGGAAGGGAAGCATTATATCGTTGTTTACGAGGTTAGCAAAAAGCGAGTAATTGTGGGCGATCCTGCCATCGGTCAGCGTAATCTCAGTATTTCTGAATTTAAAGCTGGTTGGAATGGGTACGCATTATTACTCCAACCTACAAGTCAACTTCAAGAAGCTGAAGAAACAAGTACTCCATTTTGGCAGTTTTTTGAATTAATTAAACCCCATTTCGGCGTATTAATAGAGGTCTTTGCGGCTTCGGTATTGATTCAAATATTTGGATTGGTGACACCCTTATTTACTCAGTTACTTTTGGATCGGGTAATTGTTCAGGGTAGCACTTTGACTTTGAATGCTGTGGGTTTTGGTTTGCTGATTTTTGGTCTATTTCGTGTTGTCATCAATGGGTTACGGCAATACTTACTCGACCATACAGCAAACCGGGTGGGAGTTGCTTTGATGGTAGGTTTTATTAAACATACTCTGCGCTTACCTTTATCTTTCTTTGAATCTCGTTATGTGGGAGATATTATATCCCGTGTTCAAGAGAACCAAAAAATTCAACGTTTTCTCACGGGGGAAGCTTTATCAATTGGTTTGGATTTACTGACGGTATTTATCTATGTCGGTTTGATGTTTTGGTACAGTTGGCAAATGGCACTATTGAGTTTAGCAATCGTGCCACCATATTTTTTACTTGCAGTGGTTGCCACACCCTTTTTACGTCGCATTTCCAAGGAGGTATTTAGTGCAGTTGCCAGTGAAAACAGCTATCTAATTCAAAGTCTCACTGGAGTTAGTTCCATTCGTTCAATGGCAATCGAACAGACAGTACGTTGGCATTGGGAAGAATTGCTGAATAACTTAGTCAAAAAAATGTTTAAAGCTGAAGTTATTAGCAATCAACTGCAAATTTTTAGTGCGGTGATCGAAACCTTGGTGACGACAGGGTTACTTTGGTATGGAGCATCGTTAGTGATTCAAAACCAGTTAACCATCGGGCAATTAGTCGCTTTTAACATGCTGTTGAGTAACATTATTATGCCTTTCCAGAGGTTGATTGTGTTGTGGAATCAACTCCAAGAAGTAATTGTCTCTGTAGAACGGATTAATGATGTATTGGAAGCGGAACCAGAGGAAGACTTACAGAATCAACCCCGTCAGCATTTGGGAACCTTGAAAGGAAATATTCGCTTTGATAACGTCACATTTCGCTACCATCCCGAAAGCGATATCAATGTATTAGAAAACCTCAGCTTTGAAATTCAACCAGAGCAAACAGTGGCAATCGTGGGGAGAAGTGGTTCGGGAAAAACAACCCTATCCAAATTGATTTTAGGTTTATATCTGCCGACAGATGGCAAGATACTGATTGACGGTCAAGATATCACTAGTCTTTCCTTGCGATCGCTACGTTCCCAAATCGGTGTTGTAGACCAAGATTCCTTTTTGTTTGGGGGTACGATTCGGGAAAACATCAGTATTGCCCATCCAGAAGCTAGTCAAGCAGAAATCATAGAAGCAGCAGATTCAGCAGGTGCAGATGAATTTATTAAACGATTACCAATGGGTTATGAAACCCAAATTGGTGAAGGGGGAGGTTTGTTGTCTGGTGGACAAAGACAGAGACTTGCGATCGCACGCGCTTTGTTAGGTAATCCCCGTCTATTGCTTTTAGATGAAGCTACCAGTCACCTCGACTCGGAATCTGAGCGCATCATTCAAAAGAACCTGAAAACAATCCTCAAAGGACGTACCAGTGTGATTATTGCTCACCGTCTTTCCACTGTGCGGAATGCCGATGTAATTTTAGTCTTAGACCAGGGTATTTTAGTGGAAAGTGGTAATCACGAGCAATTAATCACTAAAAAAGGTCATTATTTTTATCTGAATCAGCAACAATTAACTGTTGATTCTTAA
- a CDS encoding HlyD family efflux transporter periplasmic adaptor subunit, with protein MPNTSWNSSREFTEQNQEELKKISYPHPQEMINHSNDWFYGTEELLDALPRRWTRSLLYLLIGFTVTALPWSMLSKVDETGNARGRIEPKGATQKLDSSVSGSVIAVRVKEGETVRAGQILLELESDVLKTQLKEVQTKLEGEKNRLAQLDLLENQLLLSIRVQEQQNQSQQREKTAQLNQAKQVLDAKQSTYNLQKLEKKSLVNQAQQQIISAQNDEKSVQKRLNIDTKQVERFSKLIDSGAVSTTQVDNLKKEEEESKRLYEKAQSDIKQAELNLVQETSRYQTTINQLESDIKQANLRLQEEQSSYQSLQKTGKLTLLKSQEQLRDLQSQITAMRSQIAQSSSQVTSVEIQLGQRILRSPVDGTIFTLPVTKPGSVVEAGETIAQIAPKNTAFILKAQMSSEQSGFLRKGMPVKIKFDAYPFQDYGVLKGHVDWISPDSKIQENNQVKTEFYDLEVTLERPYIKTENKLIELTAGQTATAEVIIRQRRIIDFMLDPFKKLQKGGLDL; from the coding sequence ATGCCAAATACATCTTGGAATTCTTCTAGAGAATTCACCGAGCAGAATCAAGAAGAATTAAAAAAAATTAGTTACCCTCATCCTCAAGAAATGATAAATCATAGTAATGATTGGTTTTATGGAACCGAAGAATTACTAGATGCTTTGCCTCGACGCTGGACACGCTCTTTACTATATCTATTAATCGGTTTTACAGTGACTGCATTACCTTGGTCAATGCTTTCAAAAGTAGATGAAACTGGTAATGCTAGAGGAAGAATAGAACCCAAAGGAGCAACCCAAAAATTAGATAGTTCCGTCAGTGGGAGCGTCATAGCAGTTAGGGTAAAAGAAGGTGAAACCGTCAGAGCAGGTCAAATTTTACTAGAATTAGAATCTGATGTTCTTAAAACCCAATTAAAGGAAGTACAAACCAAATTAGAAGGTGAAAAAAATCGATTAGCACAATTGGATTTACTGGAAAATCAATTACTCCTTTCGATTCGGGTGCAAGAACAACAAAACCAATCTCAACAGCGAGAAAAGACGGCTCAACTGAATCAAGCAAAGCAAGTTTTGGATGCGAAACAAAGTACTTATAACTTACAAAAATTAGAAAAAAAATCGTTAGTCAATCAAGCACAACAGCAAATTATTAGCGCTCAAAATGATGAAAAATCTGTTCAAAAACGCTTAAATATAGATACTAAACAAGTAGAAAGGTTTAGTAAACTTATTGATAGTGGTGCAGTTTCAACGACTCAAGTTGATAATCTCAAAAAAGAAGAGGAAGAGAGTAAAAGGCTTTACGAAAAAGCTCAATCTGATATCAAACAAGCTGAATTAAATTTAGTACAAGAAACTAGTCGGTATCAAACAACAATTAATCAGCTAGAGTCGGATATCAAGCAAGCAAATCTTAGACTTCAAGAAGAACAAAGTAGCTATCAAAGCTTACAAAAAACCGGGAAATTAACATTACTCAAAAGTCAAGAACAATTACGAGACTTACAAAGCCAAATTACAGCAATGCGATCGCAAATTGCCCAAAGCAGTAGTCAGGTTACATCTGTGGAGATCCAACTCGGACAAAGAATATTGCGATCGCCTGTTGATGGGACAATTTTTACATTGCCTGTGACAAAACCCGGTTCGGTAGTCGAAGCAGGTGAGACGATAGCACAAATTGCCCCTAAAAATACAGCTTTTATCCTCAAAGCCCAAATGTCAAGCGAACAAAGTGGCTTTTTGAGGAAGGGAATGCCTGTGAAAATTAAGTTTGATGCCTATCCTTTTCAGGATTATGGAGTATTGAAAGGACATGTAGATTGGATTTCTCCAGACTCAAAAATTCAAGAAAATAATCAAGTAAAAACAGAGTTTTATGATTTGGAAGTTACCTTAGAACGCCCTTATATTAAAACAGAAAATAAACTCATAGAACTAACAGCAGGTCAAACAGCAACAGCGGAAGTAATCATTCGTCAGCGTCGAATTATTGATTTTATGTTAGACCCCTTTAAGAAGTTGCAAAAAGGTGGTTTGGATTTGTAA
- a CDS encoding peptidylprolyl isomerase has product MENILTVSEKDILYYIKLSCQMPGVLDAIATRKILLNEAVKAGIKLEANEIQEAADSLRLSNKLLKAEDTWQWLEKHHLSLDEFEELAQTNLLSTKLADHLFADQVEPTFYQNQLQYAGVVTYEIILDDEDLALELFYSLQEGEITFSEIARQYIQNPEIRRAGGYQGIKHREDFRPEIAAAVFAANPPQVIKPIITQKGAHLIWVEEIIKPELNEQLRIQILGDLFASWLKQQIEQFEIVMQADLNGNSHQGTNQMKSPQVVTTN; this is encoded by the coding sequence ATGGAAAATATTTTAACCGTATCAGAGAAAGACATTTTGTATTACATCAAATTGTCTTGCCAAATGCCAGGAGTCTTAGATGCGATCGCAACCAGAAAAATCCTCCTTAATGAGGCTGTAAAAGCAGGTATTAAACTAGAAGCGAATGAGATTCAAGAAGCAGCAGATTCCTTAAGATTATCAAACAAACTCCTCAAAGCTGAAGACACTTGGCAATGGTTGGAAAAACACCATCTTTCCCTTGATGAATTTGAAGAATTGGCTCAAACAAATCTCCTCTCGACGAAGTTGGCAGACCACTTGTTTGCTGATCAAGTCGAGCCAACTTTTTATCAAAATCAACTCCAATATGCCGGAGTTGTCACCTATGAAATTATTTTGGATGATGAAGATTTGGCACTGGAATTATTTTACTCTCTGCAAGAAGGGGAAATCACTTTTTCAGAAATTGCTCGTCAATACATTCAAAATCCAGAAATTCGTCGTGCTGGAGGGTATCAGGGGATTAAACACCGAGAAGATTTTCGACCAGAAATAGCTGCTGCGGTATTTGCTGCTAATCCACCCCAAGTTATCAAACCAATAATCACGCAAAAAGGAGCGCATTTAATTTGGGTGGAGGAAATTATCAAACCTGAGTTAAATGAACAACTACGTATTCAGATTTTGGGTGATTTATTTGCAAGTTGGTTAAAGCAACAAATAGAGCAGTTCGAAATTGTAATGCAGGCAGATTTGAATGGTAATTCCCATCAAGGAACTAATCAGATGAAATCACCTCAGGTTGTGACAACAAATTAA
- a CDS encoding peptidylprolyl isomerase, with translation MTEQLKQTLPQTALSEEIVQIYPATDAEILAYLRHSAKFAEIAHAAEREALILASCDRMGIKVSDDEWQAAGDAFRMERKLWGNPETIAWLDQQRIDVEEWSAGVKIELLENKLKEHLFGALVDASYISDRNNYRRVALSQILVPELPTAQKIVQMLREENVSFAALALEYSKGKQSQKNAGFVGIRYLVELLPEVTEAIENIKEGEIIDPVQTKLGYHILRVEKWFPTELNQAVREQIMDSLFESWLQKLENGEVS, from the coding sequence ATGACAGAACAATTAAAACAAACTCTTCCACAAACGGCTTTGTCTGAGGAAATTGTACAAATTTACCCCGCAACCGATGCAGAAATCTTGGCATATCTGCGCCATTCTGCTAAATTCGCTGAAATAGCTCATGCTGCGGAAAGGGAAGCATTAATCTTGGCAAGTTGCGATCGCATGGGGATTAAAGTGTCTGATGATGAATGGCAAGCTGCTGGAGATGCCTTTCGAATGGAACGCAAACTTTGGGGAAATCCGGAAACTATAGCTTGGTTGGATCAGCAGCGCATTGATGTGGAAGAATGGTCTGCGGGAGTTAAAATTGAGCTATTGGAAAATAAGCTCAAAGAACACCTTTTCGGTGCTCTTGTTGATGCTTCCTACATTAGCGATCGCAATAACTACCGAAGGGTAGCACTATCGCAAATTTTGGTTCCAGAACTGCCAACTGCTCAAAAAATTGTGCAAATGCTACGGGAAGAAAATGTATCTTTTGCGGCTTTGGCTTTGGAATACTCTAAGGGTAAGCAGTCTCAAAAAAATGCTGGCTTTGTGGGTATTCGTTATTTAGTGGAACTACTGCCGGAAGTTACTGAAGCTATCGAAAATATTAAAGAAGGCGAAATTATTGATCCAGTTCAAACTAAATTGGGGTATCACATTCTCAGAGTTGAAAAGTGGTTTCCTACAGAATTAAATCAAGCTGTAAGAGAGCAAATTATGGATTCTTTATTCGAGTCTTGGCTACAAAAACTGGAGAACGGGGAAGTATCTTGA
- a CDS encoding aldo/keto reductase — translation MKITNIAPIQQPPIITPAEELALANSRFPNSDLPFYRKLGRTNLTVSCLGLGGGGHISSDDTLYAFDQGINYFFYSSDLHQYLYSSMRPALRQLCGRGSLLREQVVLATVTYMIRTPDTVFTYLFDQFIDLGIDYIDVFFWGWIDEHNASSFEKCIGASDDIRGANSICQRQIERMFGVSEKLKKMGAVRYIGASFHDHDLARQWMDSPLLDVVMVRHNVAHRTAQRKVFPYLDANDPKRPGIVTFKSAGMSNALWEPPPSLPSGCWQPTVPDLYRYSLSQNSVDVALAGWQNSKHVDAAIQAVQKGKLSQEEIDYLNLYGDLHRSKVNIHEVSPERFLVGNY, via the coding sequence ATGAAAATTACGAATATTGCCCCTATTCAACAGCCACCAATAATTACCCCAGCAGAAGAACTTGCCCTAGCAAATAGTCGATTTCCCAATTCAGATTTACCTTTTTACCGCAAACTCGGACGAACCAATTTAACAGTTAGTTGTTTGGGGTTAGGCGGTGGTGGTCACATTTCGAGCGATGATACTCTGTATGCTTTTGATCAAGGAATTAACTACTTTTTCTACTCCAGCGATTTACATCAATACCTCTACAGTTCAATGCGTCCAGCATTGCGTCAATTGTGTGGACGTGGTTCTTTATTACGTGAGCAGGTGGTGCTTGCAACTGTCACTTACATGATTAGAACTCCAGATACAGTTTTTACTTATTTATTTGACCAATTTATTGATTTGGGCATTGATTATATTGATGTTTTCTTTTGGGGCTGGATTGACGAGCATAATGCTAGTTCATTCGAGAAATGTATTGGTGCTTCTGATGATATTCGGGGAGCAAATAGCATTTGTCAGCGACAAATTGAAAGGATGTTTGGTGTGTCGGAAAAACTAAAAAAAATGGGTGCTGTACGTTATATTGGAGCATCTTTTCACGACCATGATTTAGCTCGACAATGGATGGACAGTCCTTTATTAGATGTGGTGATGGTGCGGCATAATGTAGCCCATCGTACGGCACAAAGGAAGGTTTTTCCGTACTTAGATGCTAACGATCCAAAGCGTCCTGGTATAGTCACCTTTAAATCTGCGGGGATGTCGAATGCACTGTGGGAACCTCCTCCAAGTTTACCATCTGGTTGCTGGCAACCTACAGTCCCAGATTTATATAGGTATTCATTAAGTCAAAATTCAGTAGATGTAGCCTTAGCAGGTTGGCAAAATAGTAAACATGTAGATGCGGCAATTCAAGCTGTGCAAAAGGGCAAACTTAGTCAGGAAGAAATTGATTATCTTAATCTTTATGGGGATTTGCATCGTAGTAAGGTGAATATTCATGAAGTTTCCCCAGAACGGTTTTTGGTGGGGAATTATTGA
- a CDS encoding T3SS effector HopA1 family protein: protein MQLLDSLPIQLATIPEPLHNSLTDIVNKIQIESRFCISHPDYKPIEVKAETLPRFQQLSLDVQNKYLNAQLSHFLYGIYYNGSLQSVLALDGETKDLAVNQNLENNTFLGVDLAFYDRLHQSNQGKGYFSQDWQIVKEESDGTLAVCKGGLTLHIDPKIHLQTQVLPIIADLVAIKLPKNLVQNGFYMAVGDAGSYHGQQIVRVYFNLTPDGAVAVMESLTRELNAALIEFNFKALYNPSDYNRYDSAVLYFGKHNYEMVHQILERLYKKHRNYFQHQVPLFTKMIAPGLAIAEEPDQKFAEKESFGMNRCQIVADALFDAWQQGNNSPDARMVSIVQKFASLKIGLQHPYLNANSEDIYGVIKL, encoded by the coding sequence ATGCAACTACTAGATTCGCTGCCAATACAGCTAGCAACTATTCCAGAACCTTTACATAATTCATTAACAGATATCGTTAATAAAATTCAGATAGAATCCAGATTTTGTATTAGCCATCCTGACTATAAACCTATAGAGGTAAAAGCAGAGACACTTCCGCGCTTTCAGCAGTTATCGTTGGATGTACAAAATAAGTATTTAAACGCGCAATTATCTCATTTTCTCTACGGGATTTATTACAACGGTTCCCTGCAAAGTGTTTTAGCACTTGATGGAGAGACAAAAGATTTGGCGGTTAACCAAAATTTAGAAAATAATACCTTTTTAGGTGTTGATTTGGCTTTTTACGATCGCTTACATCAAAGTAACCAAGGTAAGGGCTATTTTAGCCAGGATTGGCAGATAGTCAAAGAGGAATCTGATGGTACTTTGGCTGTATGCAAAGGTGGTCTGACGTTGCATATTGACCCTAAAATCCATTTACAAACGCAAGTATTACCAATAATTGCAGATTTGGTAGCAATTAAATTACCAAAAAACCTCGTGCAAAATGGCTTTTATATGGCTGTTGGTGATGCAGGTTCCTACCATGGGCAACAGATTGTCCGGGTATACTTTAACCTGACTCCAGATGGTGCTGTGGCAGTCATGGAAAGCTTGACAAGAGAACTTAATGCTGCCCTCATTGAATTCAATTTTAAAGCCCTTTACAATCCTTCAGACTACAATCGCTATGATTCGGCAGTGCTGTATTTTGGCAAGCACAACTATGAAATGGTTCACCAAATCCTCGAAAGGTTGTATAAAAAGCATCGAAATTATTTTCAGCATCAAGTGCCATTATTTACTAAGATGATTGCACCAGGACTTGCGATCGCAGAAGAGCCAGATCAGAAATTTGCCGAAAAGGAAAGCTTTGGAATGAATCGCTGTCAAATTGTTGCTGATGCTTTATTTGATGCTTGGCAGCAAGGAAATAATTCTCCAGATGCGCGAATGGTGTCTATTGTGCAAAAATTTGCTTCTTTAAAAATTGGGTTGCAGCACCCCTATCTGAATGCAAATTCTGAGGATATTTACGGAGTAATTAAGTTATGA
- a CDS encoding phosphotransferase has translation MAFSLSYHNIFDYLVKQGFCTSQERDKCKVELKYAKNFNLLISFSNNHQLLVKQEPLNQEGKAVGEFSREWLIQKFVQRFPELNQMRYWISEGVHYNPDDCIIIFNYLDNYCDVMAFYGKENIFAPEIASTIGKILGNIHNLTFNHLDYQNFLTQDQESEYSQKRPRLVESLGRVTPEIFGSVPAEGLKFFALYQRYDSLGQAIAELGNSLKSSCLTHNDLKLNNVLLADDWQQGVGNSTIRFIDWERCSWGDPAFDLGTLIGSYLHLWLSSMITSKSMSIDESLRMATTPLEVIQPSIIALAIAYLHQFPQILQYRPDFLPRVVQFAGWNLIIAIQSNLQYQKSFGNTGICMLQVAKSLLCRPEASISTIFGMQASELTSSLSPFS, from the coding sequence ATGGCATTTTCTTTGAGTTACCATAACATTTTTGATTATCTAGTTAAACAAGGTTTTTGTACGTCACAAGAGCGGGATAAGTGCAAAGTTGAATTAAAATATGCCAAGAATTTTAACTTATTAATTAGCTTTTCAAATAATCATCAACTCTTAGTCAAACAAGAGCCTCTTAATCAAGAAGGAAAAGCGGTAGGTGAATTTTCTAGAGAATGGCTAATTCAGAAGTTTGTCCAAAGATTTCCTGAATTAAATCAGATGCGTTATTGGATATCAGAGGGGGTTCACTATAATCCAGATGATTGCATTATTATTTTTAACTATCTGGACAATTACTGTGATGTGATGGCTTTTTATGGAAAGGAAAACATTTTTGCTCCAGAGATAGCCTCGACAATCGGTAAGATTTTAGGTAATATCCATAATTTGACTTTTAATCATTTAGATTATCAAAATTTTCTCACCCAGGATCAGGAGAGTGAATATTCTCAAAAACGACCCCGCTTAGTTGAAAGCCTGGGACGAGTTACCCCAGAAATCTTTGGTTCAGTTCCTGCTGAGGGTCTGAAGTTTTTTGCTCTGTATCAACGATATGATAGTTTAGGTCAAGCTATCGCTGAACTGGGAAATTCTTTAAAGTCCAGTTGTTTAACGCACAATGACTTGAAATTAAATAATGTTCTTTTGGCTGATGATTGGCAACAAGGCGTTGGCAATAGCACAATTAGATTTATTGATTGGGAAAGGTGTAGTTGGGGAGATCCGGCTTTTGATTTAGGTACACTCATCGGCAGCTATCTACATTTGTGGTTGAGTAGTATGATTACCAGTAAATCGATGAGTATCGATGAATCTTTACGGATGGCGACGACTCCTTTAGAAGTCATACAACCTTCAATTATTGCGTTAGCGATCGCATATCTCCATCAGTTCCCACAAATCCTACAATATCGTCCTGACTTTTTACCGCGAGTTGTCCAATTCGCTGGTTGGAATTTGATTATCGCTATTCAATCAAACCTGCAATATCAAAAATCTTTTGGTAATACAGGTATCTGTATGCTGCAAGTCGCTAAATCTTTGTTATGTCGTCCAGAAGCGTCAATTTCCACAATTTTTGGTATGCAAGCATCGGAACTTACATCAAGTTTATCTCCCTTTAGTTAA